One region of Syntrophobacter fumaroxidans MPOB genomic DNA includes:
- a CDS encoding SAM-dependent methyltransferase, producing MDQSELTVCFYDVFDASLPRLGPGDDLSTQKAISLLRAAKPERMNPPGPLGLKILDLGCGNGAQTIQLAKHLDGTIVAVDNHEQYLTELRRRAVAQGVSDKIHTCLDDMRDFTKREERFDLIWSEGAVYFMGFAEGLAACRKLLVPGGLMAASELTWFRPDPPAECREYFAGVYPPMVDSAANLATVENCGYEVLGYFALPESAWLESFYRPIENRLRSLQEKYAADRAGSETVESIRKEVDIYRKYSSWYGYVFYLMQSR from the coding sequence ATGGACCAATCCGAACTGACGGTTTGCTTTTATGATGTCTTCGACGCCTCTTTGCCTCGTCTGGGGCCTGGAGACGATCTTTCCACACAAAAGGCCATCAGCCTGCTGCGCGCGGCAAAGCCGGAACGGATGAATCCTCCGGGCCCGTTGGGGCTCAAGATCCTTGATCTGGGGTGTGGAAACGGGGCTCAGACCATCCAGTTGGCAAAGCACCTCGACGGAACCATCGTGGCGGTCGACAACCACGAGCAATACCTGACCGAGCTCAGGCGGAGGGCCGTCGCGCAGGGCGTTTCGGACAAAATCCATACCTGCCTCGACGATATGCGCGACTTCACGAAGCGAGAGGAACGCTTCGATCTGATCTGGTCGGAAGGAGCCGTGTACTTCATGGGATTTGCGGAAGGGCTGGCCGCCTGTCGAAAGCTGCTGGTGCCGGGCGGGTTGATGGCCGCATCCGAGCTCACCTGGTTCCGGCCCGACCCGCCGGCCGAGTGTCGAGAGTATTTTGCCGGCGTCTATCCTCCCATGGTCGATAGCGCCGCTAACCTGGCGACCGTCGAAAACTGCGGATACGAGGTGCTGGGATACTTTGCATTGCCGGAATCGGCATGGCTGGAAAGCTTTTATCGCCCCATCGAGAATCGGCTTCGGTCACTCCAGGAAAAGTATGCCGCGGACCGTGCCGGAAGCGAAACAGTCGAATCCATCCGCAAGGAGGTCGACATCTATCGCAAGTACTCCAGTTGGTATGGCTATGTCTTCTACCTGATGCAAAGCCGTTGA